Proteins from one Microbacterium faecale genomic window:
- a CDS encoding acyltransferase family protein: MPATRRLDWIDVVRGSAVLLVILVHVMQRTELFTGHEFTRLGTASIIVTPLRLPAMFLLSGLFVPRSLAKGSATHVAGKLRRIAWPYLLWSVLLIVVFDLDQRLTGFGFGWEVFWRIFYTPIEHLWFLAYLLLYFLLAMLMRWIPAPHLLLAVIAVAALPVEGEWTRFWGHAAFFFAGVVLAGHRDALDRAIGRFWPSLALLITAVALSTGHATRILVLPEAPWNLPIVLMFIVGLAGVVRPLASTPAFAPLRYVGVQSIVFYIVHWPVASLSAQALATTGLDPWPVFGGALVAALVVPWAIAWAASRSKPIDAAFVWPVFTRK; the protein is encoded by the coding sequence ATGCCCGCAACCCGACGTCTCGACTGGATCGACGTTGTCCGCGGCAGCGCCGTATTGCTGGTCATCCTCGTGCACGTGATGCAGCGCACGGAGCTGTTCACGGGGCACGAGTTCACGCGACTCGGCACGGCATCGATCATCGTCACGCCGCTGCGACTGCCCGCGATGTTCCTCCTTTCGGGCCTGTTCGTGCCGCGCTCGCTCGCGAAGGGGTCCGCCACGCATGTCGCCGGAAAGCTGCGGCGCATCGCGTGGCCGTACCTGCTCTGGTCCGTGCTGTTGATCGTCGTCTTCGACCTCGATCAGCGCCTCACCGGCTTCGGTTTCGGCTGGGAGGTGTTCTGGCGCATCTTCTACACCCCGATCGAGCACCTCTGGTTCCTCGCCTACCTGCTGCTGTACTTCCTTCTCGCGATGCTGATGCGATGGATCCCGGCCCCGCATCTCCTCCTCGCCGTGATTGCCGTCGCCGCACTGCCGGTCGAGGGGGAGTGGACGCGATTCTGGGGGCATGCGGCCTTCTTCTTCGCCGGTGTCGTGCTCGCCGGGCATCGCGATGCACTCGACCGCGCGATCGGACGCTTCTGGCCATCACTCGCCCTGCTGATCACCGCGGTCGCCCTGTCGACGGGCCACGCCACGCGGATTCTCGTCCTCCCCGAAGCGCCGTGGAACCTGCCGATCGTGTTGATGTTCATCGTGGGGCTCGCGGGTGTCGTGCGTCCCCTCGCTTCGACGCCGGCGTTCGCACCGTTGCGTTACGTCGGCGTGCAGTCGATCGTGTTCTACATCGTGCACTGGCCCGTCGCTTCGCTCTCTGCTCAGGCGTTGGCGACTACCGGCCTCGATCCCTGGCCCGTGTTCGGCGGCGCACTGGTGGCGGCGCTCGTCGTTCCGTGGGCGATCGCCTGGGCCGCCTCGCGCTCGAAGCCGATCGACGCGGCCTTCGTGTGGCCGGTGTTCACCCGGAAGTGA
- the rfbD gene encoding dTDP-4-dehydrorhamnose reductase — protein MHETPIAGMLLFDLDVHGDNRGWFKENWQREKMAALGLPDFGPVQNNISFNGSAGTTRGIHAEPWDKWVSVATGRIFGAWVDLRAGDGFGRVFTAEIDPSTAIFVPRGVGNAFQVLEDATAYTYLVNDHWSPDASYSFLNLADETVAIDWPIALEDAELSQKDRQHPRLADVTPIAPKKVLVLGASGQLGRALRDEFADMPWAEYATRADLDLTADLASARRWRDYGAIVNAAAYTAVDAAETDRAAAWAANATAVGSLARVAAANGITLVHVSSDYVFDGSATAPYRETDAFSPVGVYGQSKAAGDVAAATAPRHYILRTSWVIGDGGNFVRTMASLAGRRVDPQVVDDQVGRLTFTSEIARGVRHLLDMGAPFGTYNLTGSGQPRSWFEIARRVFELTGHSPERVSPVSTADYFAGKEGIAPRPANSVLDLSKLEAAGFSPADHEASLEEYLRAE, from the coding sequence GTGCACGAGACCCCCATCGCGGGGATGCTGCTGTTCGATCTCGACGTGCACGGCGACAACCGGGGCTGGTTCAAGGAGAACTGGCAGCGCGAGAAGATGGCGGCGCTGGGCCTGCCCGACTTCGGCCCGGTGCAGAACAACATCTCGTTCAACGGATCCGCTGGCACGACGAGAGGGATCCACGCCGAGCCCTGGGACAAGTGGGTGTCGGTCGCGACCGGCCGCATCTTCGGAGCCTGGGTCGACCTGCGCGCGGGCGACGGCTTCGGGCGCGTGTTCACAGCCGAGATCGATCCGTCGACGGCGATCTTCGTGCCGCGCGGCGTCGGCAACGCGTTCCAGGTGCTCGAAGATGCGACGGCGTACACCTACCTCGTCAACGACCACTGGTCCCCCGACGCTTCGTATTCGTTCCTCAACCTCGCCGACGAGACCGTCGCGATCGACTGGCCCATCGCGCTCGAGGACGCCGAGCTGAGCCAGAAGGATCGGCAGCACCCGCGACTGGCGGACGTCACGCCGATCGCTCCGAAGAAGGTCCTCGTGCTCGGTGCGAGCGGGCAGCTCGGACGCGCATTGCGCGACGAGTTCGCGGACATGCCCTGGGCGGAATACGCCACGCGCGCAGACCTCGATCTCACCGCCGATCTCGCCTCGGCGCGACGGTGGCGCGACTACGGAGCGATCGTCAACGCCGCGGCCTACACCGCGGTCGACGCGGCCGAGACGGATCGGGCCGCCGCATGGGCCGCGAACGCGACGGCGGTCGGATCCCTCGCCCGCGTTGCGGCCGCGAACGGCATCACGCTGGTGCACGTCTCGAGCGACTACGTGTTCGACGGATCCGCGACCGCGCCGTATCGGGAGACCGACGCGTTCTCGCCGGTCGGTGTGTACGGGCAGTCGAAGGCCGCCGGCGACGTCGCCGCGGCGACCGCGCCACGGCACTACATCCTGCGCACGTCGTGGGTGATCGGCGACGGCGGCAACTTCGTGCGCACGATGGCGTCGCTCGCAGGCCGGCGCGTGGATCCGCAGGTCGTTGACGACCAGGTGGGCCGGCTGACGTTCACGAGCGAGATCGCGCGCGGCGTGCGCCACCTGCTCGACATGGGCGCACCGTTCGGCACGTACAACCTCACCGGATCCGGCCAGCCGCGCTCGTGGTTCGAGATCGCGCGACGCGTGTTCGAGCTGACCGGGCACTCTCCCGAGCGGGTGTCGCCGGTGTCAACGGCGGACTACTTCGCGGGCAAGGAGGGCATCGCGCCGCGCCCCGCCAACAGCGTGCTCGACCTGTCGAAGCTCGAGGCCGCAGGGTTCTCCCCCGCCGACCACGAGGCGTCGCTCGAGGAGTACCTGCGCGCGGAGTAA